One window of the Populus nigra chromosome 4, ddPopNigr1.1, whole genome shotgun sequence genome contains the following:
- the LOC133692464 gene encoding small ribosomal subunit protein uS13c-like, with amino-acid sequence MAQTLAMPVVPSLSAICNGLKSTSLSNSISLPISNPPKAGSLSIRCARVGGVEIPNSKRVEYSLQYIHGIGRSNARQILSDLSMENKITKDLSEEELITLRDEVSKYMIEGDLRRFNALNIRRLKEIQCYRGIRHIQGLPCRGQRTKNNCRTLKGKRVSIPGKKKAPR; translated from the exons ATGGCGCAAACACTGGCAATGCCTGTGGTACCCTCTCTCTCTGCGATATGCAACGGACTAAAAAGTACTTCTCTCTCCAACTCCATCTCTCTTCCTATTTCAAACCCTCCCAAG GCTGGCAGTCTAAGCATCCGATGTGCCCGTGTTGGAGGAGTGGAGATTCCAAATAGCAAGCGAGTCGAATATTCTCTTCAGTACATTCATGGAATTGGCCGCTCAAATGCTCGCCAAATCCTCTCTGATCTCAGCATGGAAAACAAAATCACCAAGGACTTATCAGAGGAAGAGCTCATTACTCTTCGTGATGAAGTTTCCAAGTACATGATTGAAGGAGATTTG AGGCGGTTTAATGCCCTCAATATAAGGAGGTTGAAGGAGATTCAGTGCTATAGAGGGATAAGGCATATTCAGGGTTTGCCATGCAGGGGGCAGCGCACAAAGAACAATTGCCGAACCTTGAAGGGGAAGAGGGTTTCTATTCCAGGAAAGAAGAAAGCACCTCGTTAG
- the LOC133692463 gene encoding small ribosomal subunit protein uS13m, translating to MLGLRGSVRLLTEINQSLLQNATFRCQRVQGLRVGNTEIPNDKKLEVALQYIHGIGRKRAHQILCELSLVNKPTKDLTGIELNSLREEVSKYLTGPDLARRVKADVQRLVDIECYRGYRHVEGLPCRGQRTSTNARTRKEHQKYGSQEVAERIRKHQERSQAK from the exons ATGCTTGGCCTGCGTGGATCAGTTCGATTGCTAACTGAAATCAATCAAAGTCTTCTTCAAAATGCAACA TTCCGTTGCCAACGTGTGCAAGGTCTCCGTGTTGGTAACACTGAGATTCCTAATGACAAGAAATTGGAGGTTGCTCTTCAATACATTCATGGAATTGGCCGCAAAAGAGCTCATCAAATACTTTGTGAATTAAGCTTGGTGAACAAACCTACCAAGGATTTGACTGGAATAGAACTCAACTCTCTTAGAGAAGAAGTCTCCAAGTACCTGACTGGACCAGATCTG GCGCGACGTGTTAAAGCTGATGTACAGAGATTGGTAGACATCGAGTGCTACAGAGGATATAGGCATGTTGAAGGGTTGCCATGCAGAGGACAGCGCACTTCAACCAATGCTCGGACCAGAAAGG AACACCAAAAGTATGGGTCTCAGGAAGTCGCTGAGCGGATTCGGAAACATCAAGAAAGAAGTCAAGCCAAATGA
- the LOC133691320 gene encoding probable calcium-binding protein CML29, with product MAQLGSLSAELESLNQVLSLMEAFRAFDSDNDGFITAAELGGILGSLGYNASEQDVSAMMQQGDTNKDGLLSMQEFLEMNTKDMELGELATLLQTAFDALDVDVDGIVTAEELYEATVNGGLDLSLEDCQGIIASIDADGDGAVSCNDFKLIVNSLQILENSFLM from the coding sequence ATGGCTCAGCTTGGATCCCTTTCTGCTGAATTAGAGTCACTGAACCAAGTCCTGAGCCTGATGGAGGCGTTTAGAGCCTTCGATTCAGACAATGATGGCTTTATTACAGCTGCTGAGCTTGGCGGCATCTTGGGGTCACTTGGATACAACGCAAGTGAACAAGATGTGAGTGCAATGATGCAGCAAGGAGACACTAACAAGGATGGTTTGCTAAGCATGCAAGAGTTTTTGGAGATGAACACCAAGGATATGGAGCTCGGTGAACTTGCAACCTTGCTCCAAACTGCCTTTGATGCtcttgatgttgatgttgatggtATTGTTACTGCAGAGGAATTGTACGAGGCTACAGTTAATGGCGGGTTAGATTTGTCTTTGGAGGATTGCCAAGGCATTATTGCTTCCATAGATGCAGATGGTGATGGAGCTGTTAGCTGCAATGACTTCAAGCTGATTGTTAATTCCCTTCAGATCCTAGAAAATTCATTTCTGATGTAG